The window TAATAACCATCAAAAATTCCAACTTGCATAGTGCTATACAATTTCATctcaaccacaaaagaatccttTGGAGGTCCTCTAACATAGATAGAAAAAATTAAGTTTTACCAGTTTTAATGCGCCAAATTAGCAAATTCCAACAATCTTCAATCTTTAATCTTAATCTTATCCAATCTACTTAGGAAATGAAGTaaacttagaaattaactatgtACTATTGACAATTTTCCTTTATCTTCCTTTCAAAATTCTTCAACATTCTTTAAGATGAATATTAACGTTGCAATTTGGGCCATTTTCCTTGTTATATTTTTCATTTGCTTGGATTTTGTTCATGGTTTGTCTGTGAAAAATGTGATTGATTCTCCTCTTTTGACAGAGAAGATTGACACCAATCGTACAATAATAGTAGATGTTAATGGCCAAGGGAATTTTAAATCTGTTCAAGCTGCAATTAATTCAGTTCCAGATGGGAATTCTGATTGGATTATTATCCATGTCAGAAAAGGGACCTATAGGTATATTGGTTAATTCACTGCAAGAAAATTGcgctaaatatttttttttctttagtcgTAGTATCTTATAAGCTTACGCACACCTCGATTTTTTCACCGAATACTTATGTACCTTTTATCGGTACGAACAAAGAATAAATATGTCTACCTAACTTTGTACGTATGATAAATTTATCACATTACTTTTATGTGGTATTTGAACCCTTGGGTATTTCATAATTTTTGCTCACTTTATTAATCGCTATGCGACACCTTGAAGCATAAAATTGCTTTATGTTCTTCATACATTGATAGTTCGGTGCACGAAGTATTCTGCGTTTACGCATGGTGCAGGGAAGGGCTGCACCCTAAGGGGGCATTATGTAGACAGCCTACTCTAATACAAGCACTAGTGGCTGATTTCACGACTCGAACCCCTGATATAGGTTACACGAAAATAACTTTATCGTTGTTCTAAAGCTCACCTTCGTACATTTATAACTAGTAAATGTCTAAAAGAAAACGAAAGAAACTTGTCCCTTGATTATCATATTAAAACATAAATATAAAACTAGGGATCAATTTGTTTGAGATtgtgttttatatatttttgcaGAGAAAAAGTTCATGTACCTCTAAAGAAGCCATACATTTTCATGAGAGGCAATGGAAAAGGAAGAACATCCATAGTATGGGCAGAAAGTTCCACAGACAACTCCAAGTCTGCTACTTTCAGAGTTGAAGCTCCTAATTTCGTTGCCTTTGGCATTAGCTTCAAGGTATAATAATTTCCTATCCATCCTCATATTATATTCTTCAATTTTTTTTGCCATCATACTACTATATTAAACATTAAGCTTATTGTATGTTTGATACGATGAAAGTCATTTTATTTATAGAAAATATTAGAGATTGATAAAAATATTAGCAAATCACATAGTGTTATAATGAAAATTTTGCGTACTAACAAAAATTTGATAATAATGGCCAGCTAAGTCCCGGTTGAAGCAAGAAATAcgaaattaaaagttaaaaattgttGTAAGGAAAATAGCTTCCGTCCATAAGCGAGGGAAGTTATTTTACATCTCTTTTGATTGAAAATGTTATCtttagaaaagaaaaggaaaaacatgTTTGGCAACCATGCTTAataccctattttactgaaaaATGACTTTCATCGTATCAAATACATATATCTGCCTAGGGCAGTCCGGTGCACGAAATATCCCACGTTCATGCAAGGTTCGAAAAAAGTTCGCACTCCAAGGGTTGTGATATAAGCAGCCTACGTAACGTAACTTGTCTAAAATATAAATGTGTTGTTACATTAAcattttttgaaagtttttctAATCTTGTTTATTATGAACTTGATCTTTGGCTAGAATCAAGCACTTAATGGTGTAACTTCTACCTCACAAAACAAGTCATCAGTAGCAGCTTTGGTGGGAGCAGACAAAGTTGCCTTCTATCATTGTGCATTTTTGAGTTCTCACAACACTCTCTTTGACTATAAAGGCAGACACTATTATGATGATTGTTACATTCAAGGTTCCATAGACTTCATTTTTGGCCGTGGCCAATCTTTATTTCATGTGAGTTTACAACCTTTGCTTTATGCTCACAAATTATTAACTTATATATATTTACAGTATAACTAATTATTACATTATTAAATTTTAAACTATTGCAAGAAGTAACTTATTTATAATTATCTTTTAGATGACCTACAAATATTCTTTTCTAAGGACAGTTTATCAGTGTAGAAATTGAAATCAGTTAAAATACAATGGTGAAAAAAGATGCTGAACAACTACCCATAAATGTAGATTTGATCgagttttttccttcttttttttggttaaaaataattattgttGGGTGTGTGAACAAAGTCTCATATTGGTAGCTAAAAAAATTGGGAAGCTACATATAAGGTGTGAAATTCTCTTTGTAGTACGAGGCCTTTTGAGAAAAATCGTGAGATGTTTATCACCTGGGATCGTACGTTACTTACTATTTTTACCAAGTTATTAATTTATAATTCTCATAGAGATTTAAATGtatctactttttttttttttttgttgcagaGCTGTGAGATATTTGTAATTGCAGATAGAAGAGTAGAGATTCATGGTTCTGTGACAGCACAAAGTAGATATAGTGCCAAAGAAAACAGTGGTTTTGTGTTTGTAGAAGGAAAAGTATATGGAATTGGAGGTGTGTACTTAGGAAGAGCCAAAGGGGCTTATTCCAGGGTCATTTTTGCACATACTTATTTGTCTAAGACAATTGTACCTCAAGGTTGGACTAATTGGAGCTCTCCAGGATCAACAAAGTAAGACAAACTTTTCATatcttaaataaaaaaaattaaatacattAATAAGCTCTAATTAGACTTACTTGGTCA is drawn from Nicotiana tomentosiformis chromosome 12, ASM39032v3, whole genome shotgun sequence and contains these coding sequences:
- the LOC104097584 gene encoding probable pectinesterase 67, whose protein sequence is MNINVAIWAIFLVIFFICLDFVHGLSVKNVIDSPLLTEKIDTNRTIIVDVNGQGNFKSVQAAINSVPDGNSDWIIIHVRKGTYREKVHVPLKKPYIFMRGNGKGRTSIVWAESSTDNSKSATFRVEAPNFVAFGISFKNQALNGVTSTSQNKSSVAALVGADKVAFYHCAFLSSHNTLFDYKGRHYYDDCYIQGSIDFIFGRGQSLFHSCEIFVIADRRVEIHGSVTAQSRYSAKENSGFVFVEGKVYGIGGVYLGRAKGAYSRVIFAHTYLSKTIVPQGWTNWSSPGSTKNLYHAEYKCYGPGSGTEGRAPWSKQLNDKEAMPFLSVDFIQGKEWLPAWL